ACGAGGTGTTTGAATCTCGTCCGCATCCATCGTGCGTAGAAGCGGTGTTCTATGTCATACCCTACCCGATCGCCTTCATGTGGAGCAACTGAAGCAGAGGGAGCAATGATGTTGGTAATGCACGTGGCTCCAGCGGGAAGCCAATCGAGGGATGCAGTTGGAGCTCAAACGGCCCAAATGCAAGTGTCAGCAACGGCCAAGTTGATCCGAAATAATCCCCCCCAAGTTGACTTttggcggcgcccatgaCCTCAGCTCCTCAGCTCGTGCTCGATAGAACCCCCAGGGCTCCAGGGTGGCTGCAGATCCACGCGATGCTGCGCAATCGCAATGAATTCGATGCGGGCAGTCCACAGCGAAATGTTCACGGTCGTGGCGTCGCGTCGTGAACGTGAAATCGCACCCCAGCGTTTCAACCAGCTTCAGCTTTCCACCCCATGGTGGTCATGGCCATCGATGAAGGGTATAAAAGAGGAAGCGCGCGCTGGGTGGCTCGTCTCGTCATGATCGCCCTCTACACAATCGACCCGGCACAGGCTCACTTCCACGATCCAGGCAGTAAACGCAAGAAGCATGACCGACTGGAAGCCACCTGCCTTTGGCACGCCGACATGGCTCGCCATCCCCGCTACTGATGTCCCGCGAGGTAAGTCAGCCTGCGTTGGTAGCTGGCGACCGTAAAATAAGCCGtgtggcggtggaggagccgTCGCCACAAAAGATGACGACTTAGTTGGAGCTGAAGAGAGACTCGTAGCTGACGACATGCTGCCCAGCCTCCGAGTTCTACAAGAAGGTGTTCAACCTGCCGTTCAAggagcagcccgccgccatgtctcCCGATCATATTCGCCTCTTCGACCTGACCAAGAATGGGCTGAGCATCACTGGAGGTATCCTCAAGGCCCCCGACTCGACTGGCGCGTTTCGCGgtggcaagggcggcgtctGCCTCCACTGGTTTGTCGAAGACGTGGATGAGTCGGCCAAGCTCATtgaggctgctggcggcaAGATGTTGACtgagaaggaaaaggaaggCGAGTCTGGCGTGTTCCGCTATTTTGAGGACACGGAAGGCACCGTTGGGTCGGTATACATGCTGGTCAAGTGAAAATACTGTCTGAATCAGATTCACTTGATGATGACTGGACTTCGTGAGCCCCGATATATCAAGGCCTACGGTCTGGTGGCGAACAGCAGCAATCGGCAAACGTGAACAACAGCCGGCCTATGTCCAGGCACGCAGTGTGCGATCCATTGAAACTAAAGTTTGAAAGCCTTGGGTATCATTGTATATGCATTCGCCGTCTATGTCCTGATGGGATTGCTGGTAGAATGCTACCTCGTGCCAAGTGTTCCCTTGCCGGATGTGCCGTTCTCGATCACGTAACCAGCGCCGTGAAGCAGGGCCTCGCGGTCCCACTGTAGTGTCTTTGATGTCGTCGTGGGGTTCCTgtgcgcctcggcgaggacagcAGGCATGGCAACGTCTTAAGAGGCAGTGTCGTGGTTGAATTGGGCCTGGAATGGCAGGTCTCTGGCCTTCAAACCAACGTTAGCCATCATGGCTCGCAGTGAATCAAGTACAGGCGGGGAGAAGGCAGCCTCTCAGACAAGTTTGAGAAGATTTGGTAACGCGGTGGTTTGCAGCATCGCCCAGAAGCGACAGCCCAGGGGCCCTGAGCCATCTCTGGCGCCTCTGATGGCCCCGCAGCGTCATCATGATCGGCGGGAGAGTAATGAACAGGTGGTTCGAAACGTACCGTTGCGTAGCGGCCGAGAGTTATGCCCTCACGTCTCGGGCTTAAACTTgcccctcttctccttcatGGCATTGACTTTCCTCTTGTCATCCTCGAATCTTCGTATCAGAGCAGCCTGCTCCtgcttcctcctctcccgcagCTGGAACCTGTAAAAGTCCTTCatctcggccttcttcttctgctgcttgTCGACCATCTTCTGCTtagcctcctcggcctccgttctgctcgccggcgcagtgcggccgccgcgcgtcaCAGTGACAAAGCCATCCTCATCCGGTTCGTTGCGTAGCCTCTTGGCCATTtcggcggcctccttctccttgcgGTTGAATGCGTTGAAGAATGCGTGCACTGCCTTTTGCGTGACCGCCTTGTCGACGCGACATAGCTGCAGGTGAGACGATACCCACGCAGGCCCCAGCGGAGGCACGTCGTCTCCAACGTTGTCGCCCCAGACAGGGTATTTCTTCGTCTTCTGGAGCTtggcgatggccttgagAACGAGCTGCACGCTCTTCTCGTCGGcaagcag
Above is a genomic segment from Purpureocillium takamizusanense chromosome 2, complete sequence containing:
- a CDS encoding uncharacterized protein (COG:S~EggNog:ENOG503P89Y): MTDWKPPAFGTPTWLAIPATDVPRASEFYKKVFNLPFKEQPAAMSPDHIRLFDLTKNGLSITGGILKAPDSTGAFRGGKGGVCLHWFVEDVDESAKLIEAAGGKMLTEKEKEGESGVFRYFEDTEGTVGSVYMLVK
- a CDS encoding uncharacterized protein (COG:A~BUSCO:EOG092655SO~EggNog:ENOG503NXRM), with protein sequence MPSTNPVSDQFAILPIRMPAVPSFPTTAVHEIRIRRNSPNVPTPDDSRSLFLKNVPADSTEAHFRAVFTALVGAGRFETIKFDDETTTALAVDPAHAVNVTVLARKRKRADLEAEELAREEEAARLPEIWTRRLHRSSGTAVALLADEKSVQLVLKAIAKLQKTKKYPVWGDNVGDDVPPLGPAWVSSHLQLCRVDKAVTQKAVHAFFNAFNRKEKEAAEMAKRLRNEPDEDGFVTVTRGGRTAPASRTEAEEAKQKMVDKQQKKKAEMKDFYRFQLRERRKQEQAALIRRFEDDKRKVNAMKEKRGKFKPET